The following are encoded in a window of Haloplanus vescus genomic DNA:
- the serB gene encoding phosphoserine phosphatase SerB: protein MRLVAFDFDGTLSDSEMTVLLGEQCGVADRMADVTERAMNDEISYAESLRERAGLLDGLSLARADDAFAQVRLRSGAADVLGRLHDAGHHTAILTGGFERGVEAALTRAGVEEYVDTIVANRLPAADGKLTGEVEGPLVEGTKDEALESLAEEVDVPLSRTVAIGDGANDLPMLEVAGLSVGFLPKPAVRPACDVVVASMDRLGEVFEERDLL, encoded by the coding sequence ATGCGACTCGTCGCGTTCGACTTCGACGGCACGCTTTCGGACTCCGAGATGACGGTCCTCCTCGGCGAGCAGTGCGGCGTCGCCGACCGGATGGCCGACGTGACCGAACGGGCGATGAACGACGAGATAAGTTACGCCGAGAGCCTGCGGGAGCGCGCCGGCCTCCTTGACGGCCTCAGTCTCGCGCGGGCGGACGACGCCTTCGCACAGGTCCGCCTCCGCTCGGGCGCCGCCGACGTGCTCGGACGCCTCCACGACGCCGGCCACCACACCGCCATCCTCACCGGCGGCTTCGAACGCGGCGTCGAGGCGGCGCTGACGCGTGCCGGGGTCGAAGAATACGTCGACACCATCGTCGCCAACCGCCTCCCAGCGGCGGACGGGAAACTGACTGGCGAGGTGGAGGGACCGCTGGTTGAGGGGACGAAAGACGAGGCGCTTGAGTCGTTGGCCGAGGAGGTGGACGTCCCCCTCTCGCGGACCGTCGCCATCGGTGACGGTGCCAACGACCTCCCGATGCTGGAGGTGGCCGGCCTCTCGGTCGGCTTCCTCCCCAAACCCGCCGTCCGGCCCGCCTGTGACGTGGTGGTCGCGTCGATGGACCGCCTCGGCGAGGTGTTCGAGGAACGGGACCTGCTCTAA
- the thrC gene encoding threonine synthase: MSLDLTADTPSAPAVADDGVWLACIECGETFAPFSAIRYTCDHCDGLLEVRYDDPPTFDDFEGRGVWRYSAALPFEMGVSLPEGDTPLHHVPRLEEEIGIERLRVKHEGMNPTGSFKDRGMTVGVRVAEELGVDRLACASTGNTSAALAAYGARGGMPTLVLLPAGKVAAGKIAQAALHDARILEVDGNFDDCLDIVQDLAARGEVYLLNSLNPFRLEGQKTIGLEILEEFHADHGTYPDRIVLPVGNAGNTSALYKCFRELVQSGALDADDVPKLTGVQAEGAAPMVEAIEEGNDEVRRWPDVETIATAIRIGNPVNAPKALPGIRQTGGTAVSVTDEAITDAQRSLASEGVGVEPASATSIAGLRKLREQGVVDDDEQVVCLTTGHLLKDPDAAFAAGNKPESVPNDTEAILDHIAE; the protein is encoded by the coding sequence ATGAGTCTCGACCTGACTGCGGACACTCCCTCGGCACCGGCCGTCGCCGACGACGGCGTCTGGCTCGCGTGTATCGAGTGCGGTGAGACGTTCGCCCCCTTCTCGGCGATTCGCTACACCTGCGACCACTGCGACGGACTGCTCGAAGTCCGGTACGACGACCCGCCCACCTTCGACGACTTCGAGGGTCGCGGCGTCTGGCGCTATTCCGCCGCACTCCCCTTCGAGATGGGCGTCTCGCTCCCCGAAGGCGACACGCCGCTTCATCACGTCCCCCGTCTCGAAGAGGAGATTGGCATCGAGCGTCTCCGCGTCAAACACGAGGGGATGAACCCGACCGGGAGTTTCAAAGACCGCGGCATGACCGTCGGCGTCCGCGTCGCGGAGGAACTCGGCGTCGACCGCCTCGCCTGCGCGTCCACGGGGAACACGAGCGCCGCCCTCGCGGCTTACGGTGCCCGTGGCGGCATGCCGACGCTCGTCTTGCTCCCTGCGGGGAAAGTCGCCGCCGGCAAAATCGCGCAGGCGGCGCTTCACGACGCCCGCATCCTCGAAGTCGACGGCAACTTCGACGACTGTCTCGACATCGTGCAGGACCTCGCCGCCCGCGGCGAGGTGTACCTCCTCAACTCGCTCAACCCGTTCCGCCTCGAGGGCCAGAAGACCATCGGCCTCGAAATCTTAGAGGAGTTCCACGCCGACCACGGCACGTATCCGGACCGCATCGTCCTCCCCGTGGGCAACGCGGGCAACACCTCGGCGCTCTACAAGTGCTTCCGCGAACTCGTCCAGAGCGGCGCGCTCGACGCCGACGACGTGCCGAAGCTCACGGGCGTGCAGGCCGAGGGCGCCGCGCCGATGGTCGAGGCAATCGAGGAGGGCAACGACGAGGTGCGTCGCTGGCCCGACGTGGAGACCATCGCCACCGCCATCCGCATCGGCAACCCGGTCAACGCGCCGAAGGCGCTCCCGGGGATTCGACAAACCGGCGGCACCGCCGTCTCCGTCACCGACGAGGCCATCACCGACGCCCAGCGCTCCCTCGCGAGCGAGGGCGTGGGCGTCGAACCCGCTTCCGCAACCTCAATCGCCGGCCTCCGAAAGCTCCGCGAACAGGGCGTCGTCGACGACGACGAACAGGTCGTCTGTCTCACCACGGGGCACCTCCTCAAGGACCCCGACGCCGCCTTCGCTGCGGGCAACAAACCGGAGAGCGTCCCGAACGACACCGAGGCCATCCTCGACCACATCGCGGAGTAG
- a CDS encoding CBS domain-containing protein, which yields MFEITVETALTGYGETVSPTTSANEAAERLRDPDVPLLVVEDDGVEGVVTESDFVAMVAETTDPVPVSELMSDPPVAVSPTTPLETVVDEMRTYGVKQVLVVDQGEYWGFVSTESVDPHLADDTIEVSWNGSPTRIDASAGGAVKTASD from the coding sequence ATGTTCGAGATAACGGTCGAAACGGCGCTGACGGGATACGGCGAAACGGTATCACCCACGACATCCGCGAACGAGGCGGCAGAGCGACTTCGGGACCCCGACGTTCCGTTGCTCGTCGTCGAGGACGACGGCGTCGAGGGCGTCGTCACCGAATCTGACTTCGTGGCGATGGTCGCCGAGACGACTGACCCGGTGCCGGTGTCGGAACTTATGTCCGACCCGCCGGTCGCGGTGTCGCCGACGACGCCGCTCGAGACAGTCGTCGACGAGATGCGCACGTACGGCGTCAAGCAGGTGTTGGTCGTCGACCAGGGCGAGTACTGGGGCTTCGTCTCGACGGAGTCGGTCGACCCCCACCTCGCCGACGACACCATCGAGGTGTCGTGGAACGGGTCGCCCACGCGAATCGACGCGTCCGCGGGCGGCGCGGTCAAGACCGCCAGCGACTGA
- a CDS encoding CBS domain-containing protein, which translates to MMQSLAAEMALTGYGRTVSPDASATEAARILRDSDVSLLVVEDDGVEGVVTESDFVAMVAETTDPVSVSEIMSSPPVAVSPMTSLETVVDEMRTHGVERVLVVDETPQSADEYWGFASIRSVAEHTTEETVDLTQVTPSADADAPATSITSD; encoded by the coding sequence ATGATGCAATCCCTTGCAGCCGAGATGGCCCTCACGGGTTACGGCCGCACCGTTTCGCCCGACGCCTCCGCGACCGAGGCCGCTCGCATCCTCCGCGACTCCGACGTGTCCCTCCTCGTCGTCGAGGACGACGGCGTCGAGGGCGTCGTCACCGAATCTGACTTCGTGGCGATGGTCGCCGAGACGACCGACCCCGTGTCGGTCTCCGAAATCATGTCGTCGCCGCCGGTCGCGGTGTCGCCGATGACGTCGCTCGAGACAGTCGTCGACGAGATGCGCACCCACGGCGTCGAACGCGTCTTGGTCGTCGACGAGACGCCGCAGTCCGCCGACGAGTACTGGGGCTTCGCCTCCATCCGCTCGGTTGCCGAGCACACCACCGAGGAGACGGTCGACCTGACGCAGGTCACGCCCTCGGCCGACGCCGACGCGCCCGCTACCTCCATCACGAGCGACTAA
- a CDS encoding helix-turn-helix domain-containing protein, which produces MSETDPDAPDIEDLVGVEEPSFQHVLSCVFGIEDHESRAYLALLDAPDSTVAELADALDRDRSNVNRSLTTLLDKGLAERERRLLDPGGYVYQYTATPLPEAKEMLHQTLDAWVVRVHDAIDDFGTE; this is translated from the coding sequence ATGTCAGAGACCGACCCCGACGCCCCTGACATCGAGGACCTCGTCGGTGTCGAGGAACCCAGCTTTCAGCACGTCCTCAGCTGTGTCTTCGGTATCGAGGACCACGAGAGTCGGGCCTATCTCGCCTTGCTCGACGCGCCGGACAGTACCGTCGCCGAACTCGCCGACGCCCTCGACCGCGACCGGAGCAACGTCAACCGCTCGCTGACGACGCTCCTCGACAAGGGGTTGGCCGAGCGCGAACGCCGCCTACTCGACCCCGGCGGCTACGTCTACCAGTACACCGCGACGCCGCTTCCCGAGGCCAAGGAGATGCTCCACCAGACCCTCGACGCGTGGGTCGTTCGCGTCCACGACGCCATCGACGACTTCGGTACCGAGTGA
- a CDS encoding ATP-dependent DNA helicase, which yields MNPVDIPGLPAGVPDFLRESGIEALYPPQAEAVDAGVTEGESLVASVPTASGKTLISELAMLSSVERGGKALYVVPLRALASEKKAEFERWNEFGIDVGISTGNYESSEEWLASRDIVVATSEKVDSLVRNGAPWIEDLTCVVADEVHLVDDPNRGPTLEVTLAKLRRIAADLQVVALSATVDNADEVADWLDAELVKSDWRPVDLRTGVHYGDAITFDDDSQREVPVGRGERPTAALVDDTLDEDGSSLVFVNSRRNAEAAARRLSDVTEAHLTDDERAELADIADEVAAVSDTETSDDLAAVVRKGAAFHHAGLAADHRSLVEDAFRDRLLKAICATPTLAAGVNTPSRRVIVRDWRRYDGEFGGMKPLDTLEVHQMFGRAGRPGLDPYGEAVLLADDHDTMDELFDRYVEADPEPVSSKLAREPAMRTHLLATVASGFARTREGLLEFLDRTLYATQASDDSGQLASVVDSTIEYLVANDFVERDGETITATNLGHTVSRLYLDPMSAAEIVDGLQDADDPTPLGLYHLVCRTPDMYELYLKSGDRETYTELCYERETEFLGRVPSEFEDVRFEEWLSALKTAKLLEDWTREVDEDRLTDRYGVGPGDIRGKVDTAEWLLGAAERLATDLDLDCVVAVREAKKRVEYGVRDELLDLAGVRGIGRKRARRLFEAGVESRADLREAEKSTVLGALRGRERTAERILENAGRRDPSMDDVDADGGVAPDDEADEATDADAPAASASDQQASLGDFE from the coding sequence ATGAACCCCGTGGACATCCCCGGCCTGCCGGCGGGCGTCCCCGACTTCCTCCGCGAGTCGGGCATCGAGGCGCTCTATCCGCCACAGGCCGAAGCGGTCGACGCCGGCGTCACCGAGGGCGAGAGCCTCGTCGCCAGCGTGCCGACCGCCAGCGGCAAGACGCTGATTTCGGAACTCGCCATGCTGTCGAGCGTCGAACGCGGCGGCAAGGCGCTCTACGTCGTCCCACTTCGCGCCCTCGCCAGCGAGAAGAAGGCCGAATTCGAGCGCTGGAACGAGTTCGGCATCGACGTGGGCATCTCCACCGGCAACTACGAGTCGAGCGAGGAGTGGCTGGCGTCCCGCGACATCGTCGTCGCGACCAGCGAGAAGGTGGACTCGCTGGTTCGCAACGGCGCGCCGTGGATAGAGGACCTCACCTGTGTCGTCGCCGACGAAGTCCACCTCGTCGACGACCCGAACCGCGGCCCGACGCTGGAGGTGACGCTCGCGAAACTCCGGCGCATCGCCGCCGACCTGCAGGTGGTCGCGCTCTCGGCCACCGTCGACAACGCCGACGAGGTGGCCGACTGGCTGGACGCCGAGTTGGTGAAATCGGACTGGCGCCCGGTCGACCTCCGGACCGGCGTCCACTACGGCGACGCCATCACCTTCGACGACGACAGCCAACGCGAGGTGCCGGTGGGGCGAGGCGAGCGACCGACCGCGGCGCTCGTGGACGACACCCTCGACGAAGACGGCTCCTCGCTCGTGTTCGTCAACTCGCGGCGGAACGCCGAGGCCGCGGCGCGCCGACTGAGCGACGTGACGGAGGCGCACCTGACCGACGACGAACGCGCCGAACTCGCGGACATCGCCGACGAGGTGGCGGCCGTCTCCGACACCGAGACGAGCGACGACCTCGCCGCAGTCGTACGAAAGGGGGCCGCGTTCCACCACGCCGGCCTCGCCGCCGACCACCGTTCGCTCGTCGAGGACGCGTTCCGCGACCGCCTGTTGAAGGCCATCTGCGCGACGCCGACGCTCGCCGCCGGCGTCAACACGCCGAGCCGACGGGTCATCGTCCGCGACTGGCGGCGCTACGACGGCGAGTTCGGGGGGATGAAACCGCTCGACACGCTCGAAGTCCACCAGATGTTCGGGCGCGCGGGGCGTCCCGGCCTCGACCCGTACGGCGAGGCCGTCCTCCTCGCGGACGACCACGACACGATGGACGAACTGTTCGACCGCTACGTCGAGGCCGACCCGGAGCCGGTCTCCTCGAAGCTGGCGCGCGAACCCGCGATGCGGACCCACCTGCTCGCGACGGTCGCCTCCGGGTTCGCCCGCACCCGCGAGGGCTTGCTCGAATTCCTCGACCGGACGCTGTACGCGACGCAAGCGAGCGACGACTCGGGGCAGCTGGCCTCGGTCGTCGATTCGACCATCGAGTATCTCGTCGCCAACGACTTCGTGGAGCGAGATGGCGAGACCATCACGGCAACCAACCTCGGTCACACCGTCTCGCGACTCTACCTCGACCCGATGAGCGCGGCGGAAATCGTCGACGGCCTCCAGGACGCCGACGACCCAACCCCCCTCGGCCTCTATCACCTCGTCTGCCGCACCCCGGACATGTACGAACTCTACCTGAAGTCGGGGGACCGCGAGACGTACACCGAACTCTGTTACGAACGCGAGACGGAGTTTCTCGGTCGTGTCCCCTCCGAGTTCGAGGACGTGCGCTTCGAGGAGTGGCTCTCGGCGCTGAAGACGGCGAAGTTGCTCGAAGACTGGACGCGCGAGGTGGACGAGGACCGCCTCACCGACCGCTACGGCGTCGGTCCCGGCGACATCCGGGGGAAAGTCGACACCGCGGAGTGGTTGCTCGGCGCGGCGGAGCGTCTGGCGACCGACCTTGACCTAGATTGCGTGGTCGCCGTCCGCGAGGCGAAAAAGCGCGTCGAGTACGGCGTCCGCGACGAACTCCTCGACTTGGCGGGGGTTCGCGGTATCGGCCGAAAGCGCGCTCGTCGGCTGTTCGAAGCAGGCGTGGAGAGCCGCGCGGACCTCCGAGAGGCAGAAAAGTCGACCGTCCTCGGGGCGCTCCGGGGGCGCGAGCGGACGGCCGAGCGAATCCTCGAAAACGCGGGGCGGCGCGACCCGTCGATGGACGACGTGGACGCGGACGGGGGCGTTGCGCCCGACGACGAGGCGGACGAGGCGACCGACGCCGACGCGCCAGCGGCGTCGGCGAGCGACCAGCAGGCCAGTCTGGGTGATTTCGAATGA
- a CDS encoding O-acetylhomoserine aminocarboxypropyltransferase/cysteine synthase family protein, translated as MADDDSPGFYTRSLHAGQDPDPATGARAPPIYQTTSYVFDDAEDAAQQFALEKEGHIYSRLMNPTVGTLQERLASLEGGVGAAATSSGMAAFDLATFLLAEAGDNIVTASALYGGTYTYLTHTVERRGITTRFVDTLDYEAYEEAIDDDTAYVHLETIGNPALVTPDIERIADIAHDHGVPLLVDNTFATPYLCRPLEHGADLVWNSTTKWLHGAGSTVGGILVDGGTFPWDEYAEDYPEIAADNPAYHGINFHETFAPAGFTYAAIARGLRDLGNTQSPFDAWVTTQKLESFPMRMERHCENAMVVAEYLEDHPDVSWVNYPGLESHETHEMASEYLEGGYGGMITFGLEAGYEAAKETANNLELASMLANVGDAKTLVIHPASTTHQQLTDEEQEAAGVTPDMIRLSVGLEDVEDIVADLEQAIDAAT; from the coding sequence ATGGCAGACGACGACAGTCCCGGATTCTACACGCGAAGCCTCCACGCAGGACAGGACCCCGACCCCGCGACGGGTGCGCGGGCGCCGCCAATCTACCAGACCACCTCGTACGTCTTCGACGACGCCGAGGACGCGGCCCAGCAGTTCGCGTTGGAGAAGGAGGGCCACATCTACTCGCGGTTGATGAACCCCACCGTGGGCACGCTTCAGGAGCGACTGGCCTCGCTGGAGGGTGGCGTGGGCGCCGCGGCCACGTCGTCGGGGATGGCCGCATTCGACTTGGCGACGTTCCTCCTCGCCGAAGCGGGCGATAACATCGTCACCGCGTCGGCGCTCTACGGCGGGACGTACACCTACCTCACCCACACGGTGGAGCGCCGCGGCATCACGACGCGCTTTGTCGACACGCTGGATTACGAGGCCTACGAGGAGGCCATCGACGACGACACCGCCTACGTCCACCTCGAAACCATCGGGAACCCGGCGCTCGTGACGCCCGATATCGAGCGCATCGCTGACATCGCCCACGACCACGGCGTCCCGCTACTGGTCGACAACACCTTCGCCACTCCCTACCTCTGCCGGCCCCTCGAACACGGCGCGGACCTCGTGTGGAACTCGACGACGAAGTGGCTCCACGGCGCGGGGTCGACCGTCGGCGGGATTCTGGTCGACGGCGGCACCTTCCCGTGGGACGAGTACGCGGAGGACTACCCCGAGATTGCCGCGGACAATCCCGCGTACCACGGCATCAACTTCCACGAGACGTTCGCACCCGCGGGCTTCACCTACGCCGCCATCGCCCGCGGCCTGCGTGACCTGGGCAACACCCAGTCACCGTTCGACGCGTGGGTCACCACGCAGAAACTGGAGTCGTTCCCGATGCGGATGGAACGGCACTGCGAGAACGCCATGGTCGTCGCCGAGTATCTGGAGGACCATCCCGACGTGAGTTGGGTGAACTATCCCGGCTTGGAGTCCCACGAGACTCACGAGATGGCCAGCGAGTATCTGGAGGGTGGCTACGGCGGCATGATTACCTTCGGCCTCGAAGCCGGCTACGAGGCGGCGAAGGAGACGGCCAACAACCTCGAACTCGCCTCGATGCTCGCCAACGTCGGCGACGCGAAGACGCTCGTCATCCACCCCGCCTCGACCACGCACCAGCAGCTGACCGACGAAGAACAGGAGGCCGCGGGCGTCACGCCCGACATGATTCGGCTCTCGGTCGGACTCGAAGACGTCGAGGACATCGTCGCCGACTTAGAGCAGGCCATCGACGCCGCGACTTAG
- the serA gene encoding phosphoglycerate dehydrogenase, protein MKVLVTDPIADAGLDRLRAAGHQVETAYDVEGDALLDAVADANALIVRSGTDVTEAVFEAAPDLVIVGRAGIGVDNIDIDAATDHGVIVANAPEGNVRAAAEHTVAMTFATARSIPQAHARLRAGEWAKGDYLGTEVNAKTLGVVGLGRVGQEVAKRLGSLGMDLVAYDPYIGEERADQLGAELVEFEACLERADFLTVHTPLTPETEGMIAEDELALLEGGYLVNCARGGVVDETALAAAVEDGTLAGAAVDVFADEPVDPDNPLLSVDDIVVTPHLGASTEAAQEHVATSIADQVVAAFDDEPVANALNAPSIDESAFPRVQPYIDLAETAGKVAAQMFEGRISEVRVRYEGDIAEEDVEFVTASALKGVFEPLEWQVNAVNAPKIAEERGIEVTEEKTRQSENFQSLVTVTVGDGTDSVRVCGTLFTGDDPRIVRIDGYRVDAVPHGQMLVVRNYDRPGVLGLIGTVLGDNGVNIAGMFNGRETLGGEAMTVYNLDSPVPEDAAATIRADERIIDVKQITLGNDDDE, encoded by the coding sequence ATGAAGGTACTCGTCACGGACCCGATAGCGGACGCGGGCCTCGACCGCCTGCGGGCGGCGGGCCACCAGGTCGAGACGGCCTACGACGTCGAGGGGGACGCCCTGCTCGACGCCGTTGCAGACGCCAACGCGCTCATCGTGCGGTCCGGGACGGACGTGACCGAGGCGGTGTTCGAGGCGGCGCCCGACCTCGTCATCGTCGGGCGGGCGGGCATCGGCGTCGACAACATCGACATCGACGCTGCGACCGACCACGGCGTCATCGTCGCCAACGCCCCCGAGGGGAACGTCCGGGCGGCGGCCGAGCACACGGTGGCGATGACCTTCGCCACCGCCCGCTCCATCCCGCAGGCCCACGCCCGCCTCCGCGCCGGCGAGTGGGCGAAAGGCGACTACCTCGGCACGGAAGTCAACGCCAAGACGCTGGGCGTCGTCGGCCTCGGCCGCGTCGGCCAAGAGGTGGCGAAACGCCTCGGGTCGCTCGGGATGGACCTCGTCGCCTACGACCCCTACATCGGCGAGGAGCGCGCCGACCAGCTCGGCGCCGAACTCGTCGAGTTCGAGGCGTGTCTGGAGCGCGCGGACTTCCTGACGGTCCACACCCCCCTGACGCCGGAGACGGAGGGAATGATCGCCGAGGACGAGCTCGCGTTGCTGGAGGGCGGCTATCTCGTCAACTGCGCGCGCGGTGGCGTCGTCGACGAGACGGCGCTCGCGGCGGCCGTCGAGGACGGCACCCTCGCCGGCGCCGCCGTCGACGTGTTCGCGGACGAACCCGTCGACCCGGACAACCCGCTGCTGTCGGTCGACGACATCGTCGTCACGCCCCACCTCGGCGCGTCGACGGAGGCCGCACAGGAACACGTCGCCACGAGCATCGCGGACCAGGTGGTCGCCGCCTTCGACGACGAACCCGTCGCGAACGCGCTCAACGCCCCCTCCATCGACGAGAGCGCGTTCCCCCGCGTCCAGCCGTACATCGACCTCGCGGAGACGGCGGGGAAAGTCGCCGCCCAGATGTTCGAGGGACGGATTTCTGAGGTCCGGGTGCGCTACGAGGGCGACATCGCGGAGGAAGACGTGGAGTTCGTCACCGCGAGCGCGCTCAAGGGCGTGTTCGAACCGCTGGAGTGGCAGGTCAACGCCGTCAACGCCCCGAAAATCGCCGAGGAGCGAGGTATCGAGGTGACGGAGGAGAAGACGCGACAGAGCGAGAACTTCCAGAGTCTCGTCACCGTCACCGTCGGCGACGGCACGGATTCGGTGCGCGTCTGCGGTACGCTCTTTACCGGAGACGACCCCCGAATCGTGCGCATCGACGGCTACCGAGTCGACGCCGTCCCGCACGGGCAGATGCTCGTCGTTCGCAACTACGACCGCCCGGGCGTCCTCGGCCTCATCGGGACAGTTCTCGGCGACAACGGCGTCAACATCGCGGGGATGTTCAACGGCCGCGAGACGCTGGGCGGCGAAGCGATGACGGTGTACAACCTCGACTCGCCGGTGCCGGAAGACGCCGCGGCGACGATTCGCGCCGACGAGCGAATCATCGACGTGAAACAGATTACGCTCGGCAACGACGACGACGAGTAG